The following proteins are co-located in the Motilibacter rhizosphaerae genome:
- a CDS encoding COG4705 family protein: MQLPASLRREPLTAKVPEVTAVFWVIKVLTTGMGEAASDYLGKTSIILGGIVGLGGFVLALWLQLRSRTYSTFTYWSAVAMVAVFGTMVADVLHVATDLSYWVTSAFYALLVAACFVVWHRSEGTLDIHSITTARRERFYWCTVLATFALGTAVGDLTGMTVGLGFFASGILFAVAILVPLVAWRLGANAVAMFWTAYVLTRPLGASFADWMGKEHSIGGGLGWGDGTVTLLALGLIVALVAVVAVRGGDAQHETRADDTDDPRDIDDLPQYA, encoded by the coding sequence GTGCAGCTGCCCGCCTCCTTGCGTCGCGAACCGCTCACCGCCAAGGTCCCCGAGGTGACCGCCGTCTTCTGGGTCATCAAGGTGCTCACCACCGGCATGGGCGAGGCCGCGTCCGACTACCTCGGGAAGACGAGCATCATCCTCGGCGGCATCGTCGGGCTCGGCGGGTTCGTGCTCGCGCTGTGGCTGCAGCTGCGCTCGCGGACCTACTCGACGTTCACGTACTGGTCCGCCGTCGCCATGGTCGCGGTGTTCGGCACGATGGTGGCCGACGTCCTGCACGTGGCGACGGATTTGTCCTACTGGGTCACCAGTGCGTTCTACGCCCTGCTCGTCGCGGCGTGCTTCGTCGTCTGGCACCGCAGCGAGGGCACGCTCGACATCCACAGCATCACCACCGCGCGCCGCGAGCGCTTCTACTGGTGCACCGTGCTCGCGACCTTCGCGCTCGGCACGGCGGTCGGCGACCTCACCGGCATGACCGTGGGGCTCGGCTTCTTCGCCTCGGGGATCCTGTTCGCCGTCGCCATCCTCGTGCCGCTCGTGGCGTGGCGCCTCGGGGCCAACGCGGTCGCGATGTTCTGGACGGCGTACGTCCTCACCCGCCCGCTCGGCGCCTCGTTCGCCGACTGGATGGGCAAGGAGCACTCGATCGGCGGCGGTCTCGGCTGGGGCGACGGCACGGTGACGCTGCTGGCGCTCGGGCTCATCGTCGCGCTGGTCGCCGTCGTCGCCGTGCGCGGCGGCGACGCGCAGCACGAGACCCGAGCAGACGACACCGACGACCCCCGCGACATCGACGACCTGCCGCAGTACGCATGA
- a CDS encoding VOC family protein gives MTSRLTPYLGFRDDARQAFELYQRVLGGTLEISTFGQFGAAEGPDAELVMHAQLTTDLGLVLMGADTPSGMTFADGARVAVSIVGDDGDALRGYFAGLADGGAVTMPLERQVWGDEFGMLTDRYGIAWMVNITGG, from the coding sequence ATGACCTCCCGGCTGACTCCGTACCTCGGCTTCCGCGACGACGCGCGGCAGGCGTTCGAGCTGTACCAGCGCGTGCTCGGCGGCACGCTCGAGATCTCCACGTTCGGCCAGTTCGGCGCGGCCGAGGGCCCCGACGCGGAGCTCGTCATGCACGCCCAGCTCACGACCGACCTCGGCCTCGTGCTCATGGGCGCGGACACTCCGTCGGGCATGACGTTCGCCGACGGGGCGCGGGTCGCCGTCAGCATCGTCGGCGACGACGGGGACGCCCTCCGCGGCTACTTCGCCGGGCTGGCGGACGGCGGCGCAGTCACGATGCCGCTGGAGCGGCAGGTCTGGGGCGACGAGTTCGGGATGCTGACCGACCGCTACGGCATCGCCTGGATGGTCAACATCACCGGCGGCTGA
- a CDS encoding carbohydrate-binding protein — protein sequence MPVLAAAALAATALGALPASARAGDAPADPADSAWTLSTTSTGSGYSPTFVGNGYLAARVPAEGTGWSTAPVATQAQVAGFYAKPADSVQIRASLPMWTSLGFSDGSATYGNLPAGAGCAYGQVCEAEAGELSGGATRASDHSGASGGAFAAGFGDQGHPVVGARTAVQVNDVPADGTATLTVRYANNDGGAGVRTRSLSVAVNGTRTGAVDLPPTDSWDSWATATVQVPVTKGTDAVALSCEAGDGCMVNVDYVALTAGGSPALPPGNGTTSDYRQTLDLRTGVLTTTLTWTSPAGRVTDLRYDVLADRAQAHVGAVRLTVHPHWSGTATATDALDGRAANAVTVSGSGVDAPAGRLAETVTADGTGLVAGLVSTLQAQDATTATASVGDLPAQSSAQRTTLAVEDGSTYTLTKYVGLATSVDTDRTDGLAPLEAATRASSGAAATGWDDLLAAHEDAWAQLWSSDISVPGDDALTLQARASMFYLLESTRAGVDWSTSPGGLSSDGYSGHVFWDMETWMFPSLLAQHPDIAAGADAYRQRLLPGAQAYAQQTGWKGARFPWESALAGDEQTPTWADTGKYEIHVTADVALAQWQYYEATGDEEWLRSKAWPVLAGAADFWASRVTPNAGGGYSIKDVIPPDEYAVGVDDDVYTNVAAATTLRIATQAAQIIGATADPRWSSIAAGIVVPYDRSLGIHPEYAGYSGQTIKQADAVMLQYPWGYSQPSSVAQADLDYYVGRTDLGGPSMTDAIHAIDTAELGTPGCSSWTFLQRSVNPFMRAPFDQFSETRGGGAFTFTTGAGGFLQEFLYGFTGLRWDTAAVQLDPVLPPQLPGLDLTGLAWQGRRFDLSVGPRTTTVTLRSGDPLPVQVAGGAAQTVAVGGTLDIPTRRPDLTPTSDEARCAAVSASSSDASFPAVGAVDGSAATQWRPTTDGASLTVDLGAATTVRRVRVVSGSGGTTAYTVAVSLDGSTWSDLGSVGAGADPTSSVVVSPTQARYVRYTAAAGTTPQVASLEATDTSPPDAPTGVTGVAGDGQVTLSWTAPSYDGAQPVDHYVITPYVDGVAQTPVTTKDAATSSVVTGLTNGTAYTFTVAAHTSVGDGVPSARSAPVQPRISLQRVDSGLDALVASGHVTPSAARELRRLLAPAIAADAAGDVAGTLQRLQAVRAYLDTAAPAKVDDTASALLQDELAQWLHQPAGLAALLHEIGALTRSGDIVPSTARLLQDRVTAAQDAEAAGDAVRERAQLDGLRGDVLGAKPSRVTALARQALLALIDPLLAQTIEAEDATLGGGACTADDHSGHSGSGFAACFTRVGASVAFTVDVPSAGTYDLALRYANGTGAEQTATLTLDGTQGQQVRLAPTAGWDTWGLHTTTVRLHAGANTVAYAYGPADSGNVNLDDLTVQPHAAG from the coding sequence GTGCCCGTCCTGGCCGCCGCTGCCCTCGCCGCGACAGCGCTCGGAGCGCTGCCGGCGAGCGCCCGGGCCGGCGACGCCCCTGCGGATCCCGCCGACTCCGCCTGGACGCTGAGCACGACCTCGACCGGGTCCGGCTACTCGCCGACGTTCGTGGGCAACGGCTACCTCGCGGCGCGCGTGCCGGCCGAGGGCACCGGCTGGTCGACCGCGCCGGTGGCGACCCAGGCTCAAGTGGCCGGCTTCTACGCGAAGCCCGCCGACAGCGTGCAGATCCGGGCCAGCCTGCCCATGTGGACCAGCCTCGGGTTCTCCGACGGCAGCGCGACCTACGGCAACCTGCCCGCCGGCGCCGGGTGCGCGTACGGCCAGGTGTGCGAGGCCGAGGCGGGCGAGCTGTCCGGCGGCGCCACCCGCGCGTCCGACCACTCCGGCGCGTCGGGCGGTGCGTTCGCCGCCGGCTTCGGCGACCAGGGCCACCCCGTCGTCGGAGCGCGGACGGCGGTCCAGGTCAACGACGTCCCGGCGGACGGCACGGCGACGTTGACCGTGCGCTACGCGAACAACGACGGCGGAGCCGGCGTCCGCACCCGCAGCCTCAGCGTCGCCGTCAACGGCACCCGGACCGGCGCGGTCGACCTGCCGCCCACGGACTCCTGGGACTCCTGGGCCACCGCGACCGTGCAGGTGCCGGTGACGAAGGGCACGGACGCCGTCGCCCTGTCCTGCGAGGCCGGCGACGGCTGCATGGTCAACGTGGACTACGTCGCCCTCACGGCGGGCGGCAGCCCGGCCCTGCCCCCGGGGAACGGCACGACGAGCGACTACCGGCAGACCCTCGACCTGCGGACGGGGGTCCTCACGACGACCCTCACGTGGACGTCGCCCGCAGGCCGCGTGACCGACCTGCGCTACGACGTGCTCGCCGACCGTGCGCAGGCGCACGTCGGCGCCGTGCGGCTCACCGTCCACCCGCACTGGAGCGGCACGGCGACGGCCACCGACGCGCTCGACGGCCGCGCGGCGAACGCGGTGACCGTGTCGGGCAGCGGCGTGGACGCGCCTGCCGGCCGGCTCGCCGAGACGGTGACCGCTGACGGCACCGGCCTGGTGGCCGGGCTCGTCTCGACGCTGCAGGCGCAGGACGCGACGACAGCGACCGCCTCGGTGGGCGACCTGCCCGCGCAGTCCTCCGCGCAGCGGACGACGCTCGCCGTCGAGGACGGCTCCACCTACACGCTCACGAAGTACGTCGGCCTCGCGACGAGCGTCGACACCGACCGCACCGACGGACTGGCACCGCTGGAGGCGGCGACCCGGGCGTCGAGCGGGGCTGCGGCGACCGGCTGGGACGACCTGCTGGCGGCGCACGAGGACGCCTGGGCGCAGCTCTGGTCGTCGGACATCAGCGTCCCCGGCGACGATGCCCTCACGCTCCAGGCGCGGGCCAGCATGTTCTACCTCCTGGAGAGCACGCGGGCCGGCGTCGACTGGAGCACCTCGCCCGGCGGGCTGTCCTCGGACGGCTACTCGGGCCACGTCTTCTGGGACATGGAGACGTGGATGTTCCCCTCGCTGCTCGCGCAGCACCCCGATATCGCGGCGGGGGCCGACGCGTACCGGCAGCGGCTCCTGCCAGGAGCACAGGCCTACGCCCAGCAGACCGGCTGGAAGGGCGCCCGTTTCCCCTGGGAGAGCGCACTGGCCGGCGACGAGCAGACACCGACCTGGGCCGACACCGGCAAGTACGAGATCCACGTGACCGCCGACGTCGCCCTGGCGCAGTGGCAGTACTACGAGGCGACCGGTGACGAGGAGTGGCTGCGGAGCAAGGCATGGCCGGTCCTCGCGGGCGCCGCTGACTTCTGGGCGAGCCGGGTGACCCCGAACGCGGGTGGCGGGTACTCCATCAAGGACGTCATCCCGCCGGACGAGTACGCCGTGGGCGTCGACGACGACGTCTACACCAACGTCGCAGCAGCGACGACGCTGCGGATCGCGACGCAGGCCGCCCAGATCATCGGCGCGACGGCCGACCCCCGCTGGTCGAGCATCGCCGCGGGGATCGTCGTCCCCTACGACCGATCGCTCGGCATCCACCCCGAGTACGCCGGCTACAGCGGCCAGACCATCAAGCAGGCCGACGCGGTGATGCTGCAGTACCCCTGGGGCTACTCGCAGCCCAGCTCGGTCGCGCAGGCGGACCTCGACTACTACGTCGGGCGCACCGACCTCGGCGGCCCGTCCATGACGGACGCGATCCACGCGATCGACACCGCTGAGCTCGGTACGCCGGGGTGCTCGAGCTGGACCTTCCTCCAGCGCAGCGTGAACCCGTTCATGCGCGCACCGTTCGACCAGTTCAGCGAGACCCGCGGCGGTGGTGCCTTCACCTTCACCACGGGTGCGGGCGGCTTCCTGCAGGAGTTCCTGTACGGATTCACGGGTCTGCGCTGGGACACCGCCGCAGTGCAGCTGGACCCGGTGCTCCCGCCGCAGCTGCCCGGTCTCGACCTCACCGGTCTGGCCTGGCAGGGGCGCAGGTTCGACCTCAGCGTCGGGCCGCGGACGACGACGGTGACGCTGCGCTCCGGGGACCCCCTGCCGGTGCAGGTGGCCGGCGGCGCGGCGCAGACCGTCGCGGTCGGGGGGACGCTCGACATCCCGACCCGGCGGCCGGACCTCACCCCGACGTCCGACGAGGCCCGCTGCGCCGCGGTCTCGGCGAGCTCCTCCGACGCGAGCTTCCCCGCGGTCGGCGCGGTCGACGGGAGCGCGGCGACGCAGTGGCGCCCGACGACGGACGGCGCATCGCTGACCGTCGACCTCGGCGCGGCGACCACGGTCCGCCGGGTGCGCGTCGTCTCGGGCAGCGGGGGCACCACGGCGTACACCGTCGCGGTGTCGCTCGACGGCAGCACGTGGAGCGACCTCGGCAGCGTGGGCGCCGGCGCCGACCCCACCAGCAGCGTGGTGGTCTCGCCGACGCAGGCGCGGTACGTCCGCTACACCGCCGCCGCCGGAACCACCCCGCAGGTCGCGAGCCTCGAGGCCACCGACACGTCACCGCCGGACGCGCCCACGGGCGTCACCGGCGTCGCGGGCGACGGGCAGGTCACGCTGTCCTGGACCGCGCCGTCCTACGACGGTGCGCAGCCCGTCGACCACTACGTCATCACGCCGTACGTCGACGGCGTCGCGCAGACGCCTGTCACGACGAAGGACGCCGCGACCTCGTCGGTCGTGACGGGGCTGACCAACGGCACGGCGTACACGTTCACCGTGGCGGCGCACACCAGCGTGGGGGACGGGGTGCCGTCGGCCCGCTCGGCGCCGGTGCAGCCAAGGATCTCCTTGCAGCGCGTGGATTCGGGCCTCGATGCGCTCGTCGCCTCGGGCCACGTCACGCCGAGCGCCGCGCGCGAGCTGCGTCGGTTGCTCGCTCCCGCCATCGCGGCTGACGCGGCCGGGGACGTGGCGGGCACCCTGCAGCGGCTGCAGGCGGTCCGCGCGTACCTCGACACGGCGGCGCCGGCGAAGGTCGACGACACCGCCAGCGCCCTGCTGCAGGACGAGCTCGCCCAGTGGCTGCACCAGCCCGCCGGGCTGGCCGCCCTGCTCCACGAGATCGGGGCGCTCACCCGCAGCGGCGACATCGTGCCCAGCACGGCGCGTCTCCTGCAGGACCGTGTCACGGCGGCGCAGGACGCGGAGGCCGCGGGCGACGCGGTCCGGGAGCGGGCGCAGCTCGACGGCCTGCGCGGCGACGTGCTGGGGGCGAAGCCGAGCAGGGTCACGGCTCTGGCGCGGCAGGCGCTCCTCGCGCTCATCGACCCGCTGCTCGCGCAGACCATCGAGGCCGAAGACGCGACCCTCGGAGGCGGGGCCTGCACGGCCGACGACCACAGCGGGCACAGCGGCAGCGGCTTCGCGGCCTGCTTCACCCGCGTCGGAGCGTCGGTGGCCTTCACGGTCGACGTCCCCTCCGCCGGGACGTACGACCTCGCGCTGCGCTACGCGAACGGCACCGGGGCCGAGCAGACGGCCACGCTGACGCTGGACGGGACGCAGGGGCAGCAGGTCCGCCTGGCGCCGACCGCCGGCTGGGACACGTGGGGGCTGCACACCACGACGGTTCGCCTGCACGCAGGTGCGAACACGGTGGCGTACGCGTACGGGCCGGCGGACAGCGGCAACGTGAACCTCGACGACCTCACGGTGCAGCCGCACGCGGCGGGCTGA
- a CDS encoding SRPBCC family protein: MEFERSKVVAAPAERVFDVVSDVERMPSWLPTTERAAADGADHVHVEGERGSQPYEGDGLFRAQRDQLRLEWGSDRTGEYAGWLQIHHQAQDDRSEVVIHLSFFEELDERYRASRAQAVEAELEEALDTLAEQVAAG; encoded by the coding sequence GTGGAGTTCGAGAGGTCCAAGGTCGTCGCCGCCCCTGCGGAGCGGGTCTTCGACGTGGTGTCCGACGTCGAGCGCATGCCCTCGTGGCTCCCGACGACGGAGCGCGCCGCGGCCGACGGCGCCGACCACGTGCACGTCGAGGGCGAGCGCGGGTCACAGCCCTACGAGGGCGACGGGCTGTTCCGGGCGCAGCGCGACCAGCTCCGGCTGGAGTGGGGCAGCGACCGCACGGGCGAGTACGCCGGCTGGCTGCAGATCCACCACCAGGCGCAGGACGACCGGTCCGAGGTCGTGATCCACCTGTCGTTCTTCGAGGAGCTCGACGAGCGGTACCGCGCGAGCCGGGCGCAGGCCGTCGAGGCCGAGCTCGAGGAGGCGCTGGACACGCTCGCGGAGCAGGTGGCCGCGGGGTAG
- a CDS encoding YdeI/OmpD-associated family protein yields the protein MATELPRLLVPDAAAWRAWLAEHGTESPGVWLVLGKKGGTVTELVYEAAVREALCYGWIDGQLSPVDEACYTIRFTPRKPRSPWSAKNVQRVAELEAEGRMTGAGRAAVEAAQADGRWDKAYAGSASAEVPADLAAAIAAVPAAQAMFDVLTRTNRFALIYRTQEAKRPDTRARRIAQFVEMLARGEAPYPQRQRPAGS from the coding sequence GTGGCGACAGAGCTCCCCCGGCTGCTGGTCCCCGACGCGGCGGCCTGGCGCGCCTGGCTCGCCGAGCACGGCACCGAGTCCCCCGGGGTCTGGCTCGTCCTCGGCAAGAAGGGCGGCACGGTCACCGAGCTGGTCTACGAGGCCGCCGTGCGCGAGGCGCTCTGCTACGGCTGGATCGACGGCCAGCTGAGCCCCGTCGACGAGGCCTGCTACACGATCCGCTTCACCCCGCGGAAGCCGCGGTCCCCGTGGTCGGCGAAGAACGTCCAGCGGGTGGCCGAGCTCGAGGCCGAGGGCCGGATGACCGGGGCGGGGCGCGCCGCCGTCGAAGCGGCGCAGGCGGACGGCCGCTGGGACAAGGCGTACGCCGGGTCGGCCTCCGCCGAGGTGCCCGCCGACCTCGCCGCGGCGATCGCGGCGGTCCCGGCGGCGCAGGCGATGTTCGACGTGCTCACCCGCACCAACCGGTTCGCCCTGATCTACCGCACGCAGGAGGCCAAGCGGCCGGACACGCGCGCCCGGCGGATCGCCCAGTTCGTCGAGATGCTCGCCCGGGGTGAGGCGCCCTACCCCCAGCGCCAGCGGCCGGCGGGGAGCTGA
- a CDS encoding mannitol dehydrogenase family protein has protein sequence MAPRLSLRTLPDVADASAPPLDPSALEVGIMHLGIGAFHRAHQAEFTQDAMAASGDTSWGICGVTQRSRSVLDDLEPQDGLSSVLVRSGSDESLRVNAAVRELRFALDTPDALVARLADPKVRVVTLTVTEKGYRHDPATRRLRTDDAEVAADAAGRPPRTVVGQLVRGLAARRSADAGSVSLLPCDNLPANGKVLAGLVSDFCGLLGDPALAAWVEENVAFPSSMVDRIVPATTDADRSTAERMLGLRDEGVVATEPFRQWVVEDVFAAGRPSWELAGAVLTDDVTPYEAMKLRLLNGSHSTLAYLGALAGREHISDAVADPALAEAVSRMMRDEVTPTLAVPDGFDLPAYEQDLLRRFANPALRHRTLQVAMDGSQKLPQRLVAVARERLATGAQPRLSCLGIAGWMRWVTAGTTEDGRPIVVDDPLADQLAAATAGATTPAVVVDGLLGIRAVFGDDLGVDPEFRSLVLDSLQALTSSGVAVAVREALR, from the coding sequence GTGGCCCCACGCCTGTCGCTCCGTACGCTGCCGGACGTCGCCGACGCCTCCGCTCCGCCGCTGGACCCGTCTGCGCTCGAGGTCGGCATCATGCACCTCGGCATCGGCGCCTTCCACCGCGCCCACCAGGCGGAGTTCACCCAGGACGCGATGGCGGCGAGCGGCGACACGAGCTGGGGGATCTGCGGGGTCACCCAGCGCAGCCGCTCGGTCCTCGACGACCTCGAGCCGCAGGACGGGCTGTCCTCCGTCCTCGTGCGCTCGGGCAGCGACGAGTCGCTGCGGGTCAATGCGGCCGTCCGCGAGCTGCGCTTCGCCCTCGACACCCCGGACGCGCTCGTCGCGCGGCTGGCGGACCCGAAGGTCCGCGTCGTCACCCTGACCGTGACGGAGAAGGGCTACCGGCACGATCCGGCGACCCGGCGGCTGCGGACGGACGACGCCGAGGTGGCCGCCGACGCCGCGGGGCGTCCACCCCGGACGGTCGTCGGGCAGCTGGTCCGCGGCCTCGCCGCCCGCCGATCCGCTGACGCCGGCTCGGTCTCCCTGCTGCCGTGCGACAACCTGCCTGCCAACGGCAAGGTCCTGGCGGGGCTCGTCTCGGACTTCTGCGGCCTGCTCGGCGATCCTGCCCTCGCCGCCTGGGTGGAGGAGAACGTCGCCTTCCCCTCGTCGATGGTCGACCGCATCGTGCCGGCCACGACCGATGCCGACCGCAGCACCGCGGAGCGGATGCTGGGACTGCGCGACGAGGGCGTCGTCGCCACCGAACCGTTCCGGCAGTGGGTCGTCGAGGACGTCTTCGCCGCCGGGCGCCCCTCGTGGGAGCTGGCCGGGGCGGTGCTGACCGACGACGTCACGCCGTACGAGGCCATGAAGCTCCGGCTCCTCAACGGCAGCCACTCCACGCTGGCCTACCTCGGCGCTCTCGCGGGGCGGGAGCACATCTCGGATGCCGTCGCGGATCCTGCCCTCGCCGAGGCCGTGTCCCGCATGATGCGCGACGAGGTGACCCCGACGCTTGCGGTCCCGGACGGCTTCGACCTGCCGGCGTACGAGCAGGACCTGCTGCGCCGCTTCGCGAACCCCGCCTTGCGCCACCGCACCCTCCAGGTCGCGATGGACGGCTCGCAGAAGCTGCCGCAGCGGCTCGTCGCGGTGGCCCGGGAGCGGCTGGCCACGGGCGCGCAGCCGCGGCTCAGCTGCCTGGGGATCGCCGGCTGGATGCGCTGGGTCACCGCGGGCACGACCGAGGACGGACGGCCCATCGTCGTCGACGACCCGCTCGCCGACCAGCTGGCCGCGGCAACGGCGGGGGCCACGACGCCCGCTGTTGTGGTCGACGGGTTGCTGGGGATCCGCGCGGTCTTCGGCGACGACCTGGGCGTCGACCCGGAGTTCCGGTCGCTGGTCCTCGACTCGCTCCAGGCGCTCACCAGCAGCGGCGTGGCGGTCGCTGTCCGGGAAGCGCTGCGCTGA
- the uxaC gene encoding glucuronate isomerase, translated as MTLARPLTLDDDRILPTEPHVRSVAREIYAAVRDLPIISMHGHVDAGILARDEAFPDPAQLLVVPDHYVTRMLVSQGARLEDLGVLRTDGGPVETDGRAIWRRFCAGWHLHRGTPSRLWLEQELHDVFGVRVEPSAGTADEIYDVIADCLARPEFRPRALFDRFGIEVLATTDSPLDDLADHRAIAASEWRGRVVPTFRPDALVHVDRPSWRTDVERLAEVSGVGTTTYEGFLGALRQRRDHFVACGALSTDHGHATADSRPLEAGEAEAIYASALAGSVTPQQARAFAAHMLFEMARMSTEDGLVMQIHPGVARDYDPGVHELFGADKGFDIPTPVDFVRGLRPLLQAFGRHPRFRCVLFTIDETTYSRELAPLAGVFPSVRLGVPWWFLDSPYAMRRFREATVETAGLYNGAGFVDDTRAFASIPARHDVARRVDSGFLADLVGRGQLRLDEALETAVDLTVTLPRLAYQRQG; from the coding sequence GTGACCCTCGCGCGACCGCTGACCCTGGACGACGACCGCATCCTGCCCACGGAGCCGCACGTCCGCTCGGTCGCGCGGGAGATCTACGCCGCCGTCCGGGACCTGCCGATCATCAGCATGCACGGCCATGTCGACGCGGGGATCCTCGCCCGTGACGAGGCGTTCCCCGACCCCGCCCAGCTGCTGGTCGTCCCCGACCACTACGTCACGCGGATGCTCGTGTCGCAGGGCGCACGGCTCGAGGACCTCGGCGTGCTCCGGACGGACGGCGGGCCAGTCGAAACCGACGGACGGGCCATCTGGCGGAGGTTCTGCGCGGGCTGGCACCTCCACCGCGGAACCCCCAGCAGGCTGTGGCTCGAGCAGGAGCTGCACGACGTCTTCGGCGTACGCGTCGAGCCCTCCGCCGGCACCGCCGACGAGATCTACGACGTCATCGCGGACTGCCTGGCACGACCGGAGTTCCGGCCGCGTGCGCTGTTCGACCGCTTCGGCATCGAGGTCCTCGCCACCACGGACTCGCCGCTCGACGACCTCGCGGACCACCGGGCGATCGCCGCGTCCGAGTGGCGGGGCCGGGTGGTGCCGACGTTCCGGCCCGACGCACTCGTGCACGTGGACCGCCCGTCATGGCGTACGGACGTGGAGCGCCTCGCGGAGGTCTCGGGGGTGGGGACCACGACGTACGAGGGGTTCCTCGGAGCCCTACGGCAGCGGCGCGACCACTTCGTCGCATGCGGTGCACTGTCCACCGACCACGGCCACGCAACCGCCGACTCCCGGCCGCTCGAGGCCGGTGAGGCCGAGGCGATCTACGCGTCCGCGCTCGCGGGCTCGGTGACTCCTCAGCAGGCCAGGGCCTTCGCCGCGCACATGCTCTTCGAGATGGCGCGGATGAGCACCGAGGACGGCCTGGTCATGCAGATCCACCCGGGGGTCGCCCGCGACTACGACCCCGGTGTGCACGAGCTCTTCGGTGCTGACAAGGGCTTCGACATCCCCACGCCGGTCGACTTCGTGCGTGGTCTGCGCCCCCTGCTCCAGGCGTTCGGTCGCCACCCGCGCTTCAGGTGCGTGCTGTTCACCATCGACGAGACGACCTACAGCCGCGAGCTCGCCCCGCTAGCCGGGGTCTTCCCGTCCGTGCGGCTGGGCGTGCCGTGGTGGTTCCTCGACAGCCCGTACGCGATGCGCCGGTTCCGCGAGGCGACCGTGGAGACGGCGGGTCTCTACAACGGCGCCGGCTTCGTCGACGACACCCGGGCCTTCGCCTCGATCCCGGCGCGCCACGACGTGGCGCGCCGGGTGGACAGCGGGTTCCTCGCGGACCTCGTCGGCCGCGGGCAGCTGCGGCTGGACGAGGCGCTGGAGACCGCGGTGGACCTCACCGTCACGCTGCCGCGGCTCGCCTACCAGCGCCAGGGGTAG
- a CDS encoding citrate synthase yields the protein MTTIAAVPSTPDRSAPVPTLAAPPGLQGVVVARTTIGDVRGEEGFYHYRQYSAVELARTRSFEDVWHLLHVGELPDSSASVAFARRVRAMRELPPRTAALLPSLAQEPPVQALRTVLSAAGAELGMRPTWDLDAAARAEDALRLCALVPTALAALHRLSRGLDPVAPDPGLGHVQDYLRMMLGEDPRPEHVAAVEAYLISTIDHGLNASTFTARVVASTGADLAACLVAALGALSGPLHGGAPSRALDALEEIGPPDRADEWARERVLAGDRLMGFGHAVYRTADPRSVLLREVAEGLGGELVARAVAVEATVLEVLAELKPGRRLATNVEYYAGVVMEQCGIPREMFTPTFAVSRVLGWSAHVLEQAREQKIYRPAAEYVGPPAPQPVPAA from the coding sequence ATGACCACCATCGCCGCCGTCCCGTCCACACCGGACCGCAGCGCCCCCGTCCCCACCCTCGCCGCGCCTCCCGGGCTGCAGGGCGTCGTCGTCGCGCGGACGACGATCGGTGACGTCCGCGGCGAGGAGGGGTTCTACCACTACCGGCAGTACTCCGCGGTCGAGCTGGCACGTACCCGTTCCTTCGAGGACGTGTGGCACCTGCTGCACGTGGGCGAGCTGCCGGACTCCTCCGCGAGCGTCGCGTTCGCCCGTCGGGTGCGGGCGATGCGGGAGCTGCCACCGCGTACGGCGGCGCTGCTGCCGTCCCTCGCCCAGGAGCCGCCGGTCCAGGCCCTGCGCACCGTGCTCTCGGCCGCGGGTGCCGAGCTCGGGATGCGCCCGACCTGGGACCTCGACGCGGCCGCTCGCGCCGAGGACGCGCTGCGCCTCTGCGCGCTCGTGCCCACGGCGCTCGCCGCGCTCCACCGCCTCTCGCGCGGCCTCGACCCCGTGGCGCCCGACCCGGGGCTGGGCCACGTCCAGGACTACCTGCGCATGATGCTCGGGGAGGACCCGCGCCCCGAGCACGTGGCGGCGGTCGAGGCGTACCTCATCAGCACGATCGACCACGGGCTCAACGCCTCGACCTTCACCGCGCGCGTGGTGGCCTCGACCGGCGCGGACCTTGCGGCGTGCCTCGTGGCCGCGCTCGGGGCGCTGTCGGGCCCGCTGCACGGCGGTGCCCCCAGCCGCGCCCTCGATGCCCTGGAGGAGATCGGCCCGCCGGACCGGGCCGACGAGTGGGCGCGCGAGCGGGTGCTCGCCGGCGACCGGCTGATGGGGTTCGGGCACGCGGTCTACCGCACGGCCGACCCGCGCTCGGTGCTGCTGCGGGAGGTCGCCGAGGGGCTCGGCGGCGAGCTGGTCGCGCGCGCAGTGGCGGTCGAGGCGACGGTGCTCGAGGTGCTCGCCGAGCTCAAGCCAGGCCGGCGCCTGGCCACCAACGTCGAGTACTACGCCGGCGTCGTCATGGAGCAGTGCGGCATCCCGCGGGAGATGTTCACCCCGACCTTCGCGGTGTCGCGCGTGCTCGGGTGGTCGGCGCACGTGCTGGAGCAGGCGCGCGAGCAGAAGATCTACCGCCCCGCAGCGGAGTACGTCGGCCCGCCGGCGCCGCAGCCCGTCCCGGCGGCCTGA